From one Odontesthes bonariensis isolate fOdoBon6 chromosome 14, fOdoBon6.hap1, whole genome shotgun sequence genomic stretch:
- the tfa gene encoding transferrin-a: MKLLLLVALLGCLAAVFAAPAEKVKWCVKSKQELRKCLDLAAAAPTFSCVEKENTIDCIIAIKAGEADAITVDGGDIYTAGLNNYDLQPVIAEDYGPSSETCYYAVAVVKKGSGFGIRELGGKKSCHTGLGKSAGWNIPIGTLVSMDIIQWAGVEDKPVEDAVSSFFQASCAPGATKGSKLCELCKGDCSRSQKEPYYDYSGAFQCLADGIGDVAFVKHLTVPDSEKSKYELLCKDNTRAPIDSYKSCHLAKVPAHAVVTRKDPQLADLIWKSLMAVQGFNLFSSEAYAPAKDLMFKDSTQKLVQLPPNTDSFLYLGAEYMSIVRSLKKEQTPGTTSRAIKWCAVGHAETAKCDTWSINSVSDDSTSIECQNAPTVEECLKKIMRKEADAMSVDGGEVYTAGKCGLVPAMVEQYESELCSSSAASASSYYAVAVVKKSSGLTWDGLKGKRSCHTGMGRTAGWNVPMGIIYDQTKDCDFTKFFSSGCAPGADLSSPFCTQCKGSGKSVGDEAKCKPSADEQYYGYAGAFRCLVEGAGDVAFIKHTIVGENSDGKGPEWARSVISDEYQLICPGRGPAPISDYASCNLALVPAHAVVTRPESRSEVIRILQDQQTQFGTSGSDSSFKLFQSDQGKNLLFKDSTKCLQEVSAGKSYQQFLGQQYMTAMSSLRQCSETASDLEKSCTFHSCQQA, encoded by the exons ATGAAGCTTCTCCTCCTTGTGGCGCTGCTCGGATGcctcg CCGCCGTGTTCGCGGCCCCAGCTGAGAAAGTAAAATGGTGCGTAAAGTCGAAACAAGAACTTCGGAAATGTTTGGATctggcagcagcagctcccACATTTTCCTGcgtggaaaaagaaaacaccatCGACTGTATTATTGCAATTAAG GCTGGTGAAGCCGATGCCATCACTGTGGATGGAGGGGACATTTACACAGCTGGACTAAACAACTACGACCTGCAGCCCGTCATTGCTGAGGACTACGGCCCTT CCTCAGAAACCTGTTACTACGCTGTTGCCGTGGTGAAGAAGGGAAGTGGATTTGGCATCAGGGAGCTTGGCGGTAAAAAATCATGCCACACTGGCCTGGGAAAATCTGCAGGCTGGAACATTCCAATTGGAACTCTGGTGTCCATGGATATAATTCAGTGGGCCGGCGTTGAAGACAAACCTGTGGAGGACG CGGTGAGCAGCTTCTTCCAGGCCAGCTGTGCCCCTGGGGCAACAAAGGGCTCTAAGCTTTGTGAACTTTGCAAGGGAGACTGTTCCAGGTCCCAAAAGGAGCCCTACTACGATTACTCTGGAGCTTTTCA GTGTCTGGCGGATGGCATTGGGGACGTGGCTTTTGTGAAGCATCTCACTGTACCTG ATTCCGAGAAGTCCAAGTATGAGCTGCTGTGCAAAGATAACACCAGAGCGCCTATCGACAGCTATAAAAGCTGCCACCTGGCCAAAGTGCCAGCTCATGCTGTTGTCACCCGCAAGGACCCACAGCTGGCTGACTTAATCTGGAAAAGCCTCATGGCGGTTCAG GGCTTCAACCTCTTCTCCTCTGAAGCCTACGCCCCAGCCAAGGATCTGATGTTCAAGGATTCGACCCAGAAACTGGTGCAGCTGCCTCCAAACACAGACTCCTTCCTGTATCTGGGTGCTGAATACATGAGTATTGTCCGATCCCTGAAGAAAG AGCAGACCCCAGGCACTACATCCCGCGCCATCAAATGGTGTGCTGTTGGCCACGCTGAGACCGCAAAGTGTGACACGTGGAGCATCAACAGCGTGAGCGACGACAGTACCTCCATTGAGTGTCAGAACGCCCCGACAGTTGAGGAGTGCTTGAAAAAGATAATG CGTAAAGAGGCAGATGCAATGTCAGTGGACGGAGGGGAGGTGTACACTGCAGGGAAGTGTGGTCTGGTTCCTGCCATGGTGGAACAGTACGAGTCAG AACTGTGCAGCTCCTCTGCAG CCTCTGCCTCCTCTTACTATGCGGTTGCTGTGGTAAAGAAGAGTTCAGGGCTGACCTGGGATGGCCTGAAGGGAAAGAGGTCTTGCCACACCGGCATGGGTAGAACTGCTGGCTGGAACGTCCCCATGGGTATCATCTACGATCAAACTAAAGACTGCGACTTCA CTAAGTTCTTCAGCAGTGGCTGCGCCCCTGGAGCCGACCTCAGCTCTCCATTCTGCACCCAGTGTAAAGGCAGTGGCAAATCTGTGGGCGATGAGGCCAAATGCAAGCCCAGCGCTGATGAGCAATACTACGGCTATGCTGGAGCTTTTAG ATGTCTGGTCGAGGGTGCTGGTGATGTTGCCTTCATTAAACACACAATTGTAGGAGAAAACAGTGATG GTAAGGGTCCTGAATGGGCTCGTTCTGTGATTTCTGATGAGTACCAGCTGATCTGCCCCGGTAGGGGTCCAGCACCAATCAGTGACTACGCCTCTTGTAACTTGGCCCTTGTGCCTGCACATGCTGTGGTGACTCGCCCAGAGAGCCGCAGCGAGGTGATCCGCATACTCCAGGACCAGCAG ACCCAGTTTGGAACCAGTGGCAGTGACTCTTCGTTCAAACTGTTCCAGTCAGACCAGGGAAAGAACCTCCTCTTCAAAGACTCCACCAAGTGTCTCCAGGAGGTTTCAGCTGGAAAATCCTATCAACAGTTTTTGGGGCAACAGTACATGACTGCCATGTCCTCACTTAGGCAATGCAGCGAAACTGCCTCAG ATTTGGAGAAATCTTGCACTTTCCATTCCTGTCAGCAAGCATAA